From Kiritimatiellales bacterium, a single genomic window includes:
- a CDS encoding acetate--CoA ligase family protein, protein MEDVNLHYLLNPRSLAIVGISRNPDSFGYPFVEIAQKCGYTGNLYLINPNAETILGLKCYPSILDVPGEVDAAMIMVSKKYADQAVDDCISKGVKGIVMITAGFAEQGADGRKRQDELVRKANVHGIRMIGPNTLGYYSASVSLDAIMSGFIKAGHTALISQSGNLTQSLTFPGSQRGLGFRYVVGLGNQADVQAYDLIRYFRNDPDTRAIAIHIEGLKDGRRFMEEVRETVRVKPVLVVKSGRTEKGAKVASSHTAAIAGNDSIYQAALRQCGAIMMETFSGLTSALLAFNQRKPMKGNRVCIISEGGGDCAWTSDACICNGLEVPELSIGTQEYLKPIIPPNGSVSNPVDLAGWENFVEATGAALADDGIDGVILVGGFGGNFHINPRDYNKEKECVERMLVLLADAKKPVLIYSYSGYKQSIFVDMLKEQGIPLFFDHHDAVKAMAALARFHNIQTATIKRSRFESALPLFDPDRDAVARPLLATEAKQLLRKYNISFPAEGLARNDKEAVELAHTIGFPVALKIVSQDILHKSDVGCVKLNLNDEEAVELAFAEIEANARQCKCDANISGILVSKMDTYPGTEVIIGGVNDQIFGPVVMFGLGGIFVEILKDVAFRVCPLSEADAEEMIREIKGFPVLAGARGGVAVDLGAIKHALLSVSQLLIENRQIQEIDLNPIKVHAKGLNALDARMIVSGAAQ, encoded by the coding sequence ATGGAGGATGTGAATTTACATTATCTGCTGAATCCGCGGTCGTTGGCGATTGTCGGAATATCCCGAAATCCTGACAGTTTCGGGTATCCTTTTGTTGAGATTGCGCAAAAGTGTGGATATACCGGTAATTTATATTTAATAAACCCGAATGCAGAAACTATTTTGGGATTAAAATGTTATCCCAGTATTTTGGATGTGCCCGGTGAAGTGGATGCCGCCATGATCATGGTTTCCAAAAAATACGCAGATCAGGCGGTTGACGATTGCATTAGCAAAGGGGTGAAGGGAATTGTTATGATTACCGCCGGCTTTGCTGAACAAGGCGCTGATGGTCGAAAACGCCAGGATGAACTTGTCAGGAAGGCGAATGTTCACGGCATCCGAATGATCGGCCCGAACACACTTGGATACTATAGCGCTTCAGTCAGTCTTGATGCTATTATGTCCGGTTTTATTAAGGCAGGTCACACTGCCTTGATTTCGCAGAGTGGTAACTTAACACAATCGCTAACTTTCCCAGGGTCTCAGCGTGGACTGGGGTTCCGGTATGTGGTTGGTTTGGGAAATCAGGCGGATGTCCAGGCTTATGATCTGATCCGATATTTTCGAAACGATCCGGACACGAGGGCGATTGCTATTCATATCGAGGGATTGAAGGATGGACGACGCTTTATGGAAGAGGTGAGAGAAACCGTTCGCGTTAAGCCGGTTCTCGTTGTAAAAAGCGGTCGCACGGAAAAGGGTGCTAAAGTTGCATCCAGTCACACGGCGGCCATTGCCGGTAATGATTCTATCTATCAGGCTGCCCTTCGGCAATGCGGAGCTATTATGATGGAAACCTTCTCTGGGTTGACGTCCGCTCTGCTGGCATTCAATCAACGAAAGCCTATGAAAGGGAATCGGGTCTGCATTATTTCAGAAGGCGGAGGAGATTGTGCCTGGACAAGTGATGCCTGTATTTGCAACGGACTTGAGGTTCCTGAGCTGTCGATTGGCACTCAAGAATATCTAAAGCCAATTATTCCACCGAATGGATCGGTATCGAATCCAGTTGATCTGGCGGGCTGGGAAAATTTTGTCGAGGCCACAGGCGCCGCATTGGCAGATGATGGAATTGACGGCGTCATTCTGGTCGGCGGTTTTGGCGGGAATTTTCATATTAATCCTCGGGATTACAATAAAGAAAAGGAATGCGTCGAGCGTATGCTCGTATTATTGGCTGACGCAAAGAAACCGGTATTGATCTATTCCTATTCGGGATATAAGCAAAGTATCTTTGTTGATATGTTAAAAGAGCAAGGTATTCCTTTGTTTTTTGACCATCATGATGCTGTAAAGGCGATGGCGGCATTGGCAAGATTTCACAACATCCAGACCGCCACCATAAAGCGGAGTCGTTTCGAAAGCGCTCTGCCGCTTTTTGATCCGGATAGGGATGCTGTTGCACGACCATTGCTTGCGACGGAAGCGAAACAATTGCTTCGAAAATATAATATTTCTTTTCCTGCTGAGGGGCTTGCCCGTAACGACAAAGAGGCTGTAGAGCTGGCACACACAATTGGTTTTCCCGTAGCATTGAAAATTGTTTCCCAGGATATTCTGCATAAATCAGATGTCGGGTGTGTAAAGTTAAATCTAAATGACGAGGAGGCGGTGGAGCTGGCGTTTGCTGAGATTGAAGCCAATGCCAGACAGTGCAAATGTGATGCGAATATCTCAGGAATTCTGGTGAGTAAGATGGATACATATCCGGGAACCGAAGTGATCATCGGCGGTGTTAACGACCAGATTTTCGGACCAGTCGTTATGTTCGGGCTCGGTGGTATTTTCGTTGAGATATTGAAGGATGTTGCTTTCAGAGTATGTCCGCTGAGTGAGGCTGACGCGGAAGAGATGATTCGGGAGATTAAAGGATTTCCGGTGCTGGCCGGGGCGCGGGGCGGGGTTGCAGTTGACCTTGGAGCGATTAAACACGCGTTACTGAGTGTTTCGCAGCTGTTGATTGAGAATCGGCAAATCCAGGAAATCGACCTCAATCCAATAAAGGTGCATGCCAAAGGACTAAACGCTTTGGATGCGCGTATGATCGTTTCAGGAGCAGCACAATGA
- a CDS encoding leishmanolysin-related zinc metalloendopeptidase encodes MKSTLRHVTRVLCLIWIIFSEPAYAAFSININGLEGSGFGGYQSMLDDAAAYWQSIITGYQWNIQLSQSMIDSGLYVTDANGCLAGVNITAGFAALGTGVLGQAGPRQVVLVDSLGVMFSGTGVMMFSTAYYSSNDVDFNLYPVILHEMAHILGFGTLWSYFYGGITYNDVLDANGNYIGANALNTYRIEFNQPGAAYIPVETNGGKGTAGSHWLEVEYGAADTGIVSIYGEDMRYELMTGWANDPMFTSMTTIASFADMGYTVVPEPVAILMVAAVGILFGLYRRFFNKF; translated from the coding sequence ATGAAGAGCACTTTAAGGCATGTAACCCGTGTGTTGTGTCTGATATGGATTATTTTTTCTGAACCGGCGTACGCTGCGTTCAGTATTAATATTAACGGTTTGGAAGGATCGGGTTTCGGAGGGTATCAATCTATGCTTGATGATGCGGCGGCGTATTGGCAAAGCATCATTACCGGTTATCAATGGAATATTCAACTCAGTCAAAGTATGATCGATTCCGGTCTTTATGTGACGGATGCAAACGGATGCCTCGCCGGCGTGAATATTACCGCGGGATTTGCAGCTCTGGGTACCGGCGTTCTCGGACAGGCCGGTCCGAGACAGGTTGTGCTGGTCGATTCATTGGGGGTGATGTTTTCCGGGACAGGGGTGATGATGTTCAGTACGGCATATTATTCCAGCAATGATGTTGATTTCAACTTGTACCCGGTAATTTTACACGAGATGGCACACATACTGGGTTTCGGGACTCTGTGGAGTTATTTTTACGGTGGAATTACCTATAATGATGTGCTGGATGCAAACGGAAATTATATTGGCGCAAATGCACTGAATACTTACCGCATAGAATTTAACCAGCCCGGTGCTGCGTATATCCCGGTGGAAACGAACGGCGGCAAAGGGACCGCCGGCAGCCACTGGCTCGAAGTTGAATACGGTGCGGCAGATACCGGAATTGTCAGCATTTACGGCGAAGACATGCGGTATGAACTGATGACCGGCTGGGCAAATGATCCGATGTTTACCAGTATGACGACAATCGCATCGTTCGCAGATATGGGCTATACTGTAGTTCCTGAACCGGTTGCAATATTGATGGTTGCGGCGGTGGGAATTCTGTTCGGTCTCTACCGCCGGTTTTTTAATAAATTTTAA
- a CDS encoding YebC/PmpR family DNA-binding transcriptional regulator, with amino-acid sequence MAGHSKWANIKHKKGRADAVRGKMFSKIAKEMTISARLGGGDPGANPTLRMLIGKAKAVNMPNDNIDRAIKKGTGELAGGQLEELMYEAYAPGGVGIIVEALTDNKNRAASEIRNVFTKNGANMAQQGAVSRSFQRKGQILIHAAGQDEDRLMELVLEAGAEDMTHAGDQFEVITLFADYAAVANALADAGIATELSEITMIPVLPLNVTDKEQAQKLMKLIDALEELDDVQNVYGGFEVDDSIVDEL; translated from the coding sequence ATGGCAGGGCATAGTAAGTGGGCAAATATTAAACACAAGAAAGGCAGGGCGGATGCTGTACGCGGCAAGATGTTCAGCAAGATTGCGAAGGAAATGACAATATCCGCGCGCCTCGGCGGCGGCGATCCAGGTGCGAATCCGACATTGCGGATGCTGATTGGAAAAGCCAAAGCGGTGAATATGCCGAATGATAATATTGACCGTGCGATTAAAAAAGGCACCGGCGAACTGGCCGGTGGGCAGCTTGAAGAATTGATGTATGAAGCCTACGCTCCGGGTGGCGTTGGGATTATTGTGGAAGCGCTGACGGATAATAAAAACCGCGCGGCTTCTGAAATCAGAAATGTATTTACGAAAAACGGCGCGAATATGGCGCAGCAGGGTGCCGTAAGCCGCAGTTTCCAGCGCAAGGGGCAGATTCTTATTCATGCCGCCGGTCAAGATGAAGACCGGTTGATGGAACTGGTGCTGGAAGCGGGTGCAGAGGATATGACACACGCCGGCGATCAATTTGAAGTGATTACTTTGTTCGCCGATTACGCCGCGGTGGCCAATGCGCTGGCCGACGCCGGCATTGCAACGGAGTTATCTGAAATTACGATGATTCCGGTACTGCCGCTGAATGTGACAGACAAAGAACAGGCACAAAAGCTGATGAAATTGATCGATGCGCTTGAAGAACTGGATGATGTTCAAAACGTTTACGGCGGCTTTGAAGTCGACGATTCCATTGTGGACGAATTATAA
- a CDS encoding Zn-ribbon domain-containing OB-fold protein: MNTETINRKPLPEILPETGEFRAAAKRHELVIQTCRACGAKIYFPRLLCPHCMAEDFYWIKAKGLGVVYSYTIVHKALHEGFEDEVPYVYGIVELEEGVRMIANIVNVALEDIFIGMAVEVIFEDRTREISVPQFQPIRAHRNP; encoded by the coding sequence ATGAATACCGAGACCATTAACCGAAAACCTCTTCCGGAAATTTTACCTGAAACCGGCGAATTCCGGGCGGCAGCCAAACGTCACGAATTGGTGATTCAAACCTGCAGGGCATGTGGTGCAAAAATTTATTTTCCGCGACTGCTTTGTCCGCATTGTATGGCGGAAGATTTTTACTGGATCAAGGCAAAGGGGCTGGGTGTAGTATATAGCTACACGATTGTCCATAAAGCATTGCATGAAGGTTTCGAGGACGAAGTTCCTTATGTTTACGGAATTGTTGAGCTTGAGGAAGGCGTACGCATGATTGCGAATATCGTCAATGTCGCTCTGGAAGATATTTTCATTGGAATGGCGGTTGAAGTGATATTTGAAGATAGAACCCGGGAAATAAGTGTCCCGCAGTTTCAACCAATTCGGGCTCATAGGAACCCATAA
- a CDS encoding FAD-dependent oxidoreductase yields MSIQASIHEVFRTKISGEYDVIVGGAGPAGVAAAVSAARAGARVLLIEANGCLGGIWTAGLLSWVIDADKPGIMKEIRNDLEKMGALGEKRRSARNWTYDPEIMKLLLERMCVASRVNFQLHTRIVSVNKCTSRFLNAVITESRSGREAWRAQHFIDCTGDGDLAFHAGCSFSTGHPGTNDIQPASMTMLVTGVQFAEIERFVGGGMQEPKARLSQLIWDLGIDISNKSPVLFPIYDDLFAFIPNHQYNVFPGDAAALTQATVEAREECHAIVKALQKQGGIWEKLRIVATTEHLGMREGRRIHGIYTVNLNDMIYGVHHADAVCRVTMNIDVHNTQKDSYSLSKKNTSSILPYDIPLRALIARDADNLWLAGRCISGDFFSHSSYRVTGNAVATGEAAGRAAALTVLSGKMTSHINNYQTCKINE; encoded by the coding sequence ATGAGTATACAGGCGTCTATACACGAGGTTTTTCGAACAAAAATAAGTGGAGAATATGATGTGATTGTTGGCGGAGCCGGGCCTGCTGGCGTAGCTGCTGCGGTATCTGCTGCACGGGCCGGCGCTCGAGTGTTATTGATCGAAGCGAACGGCTGCCTTGGAGGAATTTGGACTGCAGGCTTACTCAGCTGGGTGATTGATGCAGACAAGCCTGGAATAATGAAAGAAATTCGGAACGACTTAGAGAAAATGGGTGCGCTTGGCGAAAAACGTCGTTCAGCGCGCAACTGGACATATGATCCGGAAATCATGAAACTTCTTTTAGAGAGAATGTGCGTCGCTTCCAGAGTCAATTTCCAACTGCATACAAGAATTGTTTCTGTAAATAAATGCACATCCCGCTTCTTAAACGCTGTAATAACTGAATCGCGATCAGGAAGAGAAGCATGGAGAGCGCAACATTTTATAGACTGTACGGGTGACGGGGATCTTGCTTTTCATGCAGGCTGTTCGTTTTCGACAGGTCACCCGGGAACAAATGATATCCAGCCGGCTAGTATGACAATGTTGGTTACCGGGGTTCAATTCGCAGAGATAGAACGTTTCGTCGGAGGAGGGATGCAGGAGCCAAAAGCTAGGCTTTCGCAATTGATCTGGGATCTTGGAATAGATATTTCAAATAAATCGCCGGTACTTTTCCCGATTTATGATGATTTATTCGCTTTTATTCCTAATCATCAATATAATGTTTTTCCCGGTGATGCCGCGGCTTTAACTCAAGCAACTGTTGAAGCCCGGGAAGAATGCCATGCTATTGTAAAAGCTCTACAAAAACAGGGAGGAATCTGGGAAAAACTGCGCATTGTCGCTACAACTGAGCATCTTGGCATGCGCGAAGGACGTCGTATCCATGGGATATACACAGTAAACTTAAATGATATGATCTATGGGGTACATCATGCTGATGCTGTATGTCGTGTCACAATGAATATCGATGTACACAACACACAGAAAGACAGTTATTCTCTTTCCAAAAAAAACACGAGTTCAATTCTGCCTTATGATATTCCCTTGCGTGCTCTGATTGCGCGTGATGCGGACAACTTATGGCTCGCCGGACGCTGTATCAGTGGGGATTTTTTTTCGCACTCAAGCTATCGAGTTACTGGTAATGCTGTGGCTACAGGCGAAGCTGCCGGGCGTGCAGCGGCTTTAACCGTCCTTTCAGGAAAAATGACAAGTCATATTAACAATTACCAGACATGCAAAATTAATGAATAA
- a CDS encoding thiolase family protein encodes MNLRGKTAVIGYGETEFVKSKDNGTRSNYTEQCLAAKLAIEDAGISKDEIDGLIAISPIDQSASWSQDMAEYLQLRLSFLDSMYFGGGSGNTGLLYAAAAITTGLCQTVLLVGGSVFDPSTAGNFGRENEVPFERDFDTPYGPMLDNSAYALIKQRYKYEFSARDEAFAQITVNARYHSSRFENALLKTPLTVEEVLGSRMICDPLRMFEIVMPCTGAGALILTSSERAKDAKQRPVYLLGGGQSFDRGMWTPAYGREPSLTTSPIKIAAERAFAMSGVTIQEMDFAQLYDCYTVTVLIALEDIGLCNKGEGAEYVESTDLTYHGVFPVNTDGGQLGRGQPYGACHFMPTIEAARQLMGRAGDLQIKNAQFGLSNGNGGSMANECTLIFGNEIP; translated from the coding sequence ATGAATCTTCGAGGGAAAACAGCGGTTATCGGGTATGGAGAAACAGAGTTTGTCAAATCTAAGGATAACGGGACCCGGTCAAATTATACTGAACAATGTCTTGCCGCTAAACTGGCAATAGAGGATGCCGGTATTTCTAAAGATGAAATCGATGGGTTGATTGCGATATCACCAATAGATCAATCAGCGTCCTGGTCGCAAGATATGGCGGAATATCTCCAGTTGCGTCTAAGTTTTCTAGACAGTATGTATTTTGGTGGAGGTTCCGGAAATACCGGCCTGCTTTATGCAGCGGCGGCAATTACAACCGGGTTGTGTCAGACAGTGTTGCTGGTTGGCGGATCAGTGTTTGACCCTTCTACCGCCGGCAATTTCGGTAGAGAGAACGAAGTGCCCTTTGAGCGCGATTTTGATACTCCTTATGGCCCCATGCTGGATAATTCTGCCTACGCGTTGATAAAGCAACGCTATAAATATGAATTCAGCGCCCGCGACGAGGCTTTTGCCCAAATTACGGTTAATGCCCGCTATCACTCATCACGCTTTGAGAATGCACTCTTAAAGACGCCGCTTACTGTTGAGGAGGTGCTTGGCTCTCGGATGATTTGTGATCCCCTGCGGATGTTTGAGATTGTGATGCCTTGTACCGGGGCCGGCGCATTAATTCTGACATCATCAGAGCGGGCGAAGGACGCGAAACAGCGTCCGGTGTATCTGCTGGGCGGCGGACAGAGTTTCGACCGCGGCATGTGGACGCCAGCCTACGGGCGCGAGCCGTCCTTGACCACGTCACCGATTAAAATTGCGGCTGAACGGGCGTTTGCCATGTCTGGTGTGACAATCCAGGAGATGGATTTCGCGCAATTGTATGATTGCTATACCGTTACAGTGCTTATTGCTCTGGAAGATATTGGTTTATGCAATAAGGGCGAGGGGGCTGAATATGTTGAAAGCACAGATTTGACATATCACGGGGTTTTTCCTGTCAATACAGACGGTGGGCAGTTAGGACGCGGACAGCCTTATGGTGCCTGCCACTTTATGCCCACAATTGAAGCGGCACGTCAATTAATGGGACGTGCCGGCGATCTGCAGATAAAAAACGCTCAGTTTGGGTTGTCTAATGGCAATGGCGGTTCTATGGCCAATGAGTGCACGCTGATTTTTGGCAATGAGATTCCCTGA
- a CDS encoding alcohol dehydrogenase catalytic domain-containing protein encodes MKTTGLFGRKFMNLEFRETEVPSPGFNDVIVKIHACGVCGTDLNFLKQWDGDPMPLGHEIAGEVVETGKDVNTVKPGDTVVVEDCTLCGVCPQCKNGRPDLCRNLLGLDGQSGMGQYLRVRHNNLVKYDGMDYTTACLTEPLTVCLNAVLASEIPLGGSVAVLGCGPLGLMTAGVARLQGASFVVMTEFDTTTPIGRARAAAASKMDVDMVINTQQEDVEQVIRRRFPNGVDRVIVSAPPQSIHDALKIICYGGLITFYGLHFGGGNKIEIDINRMIFNKISLRPVFGEPALNFNRSLDLLKAGLIPTDALITHTFAPGDAQHILQAMVNSTEPVIKAVVLPQD; translated from the coding sequence ATGAAAACCACAGGTTTGTTTGGTCGTAAATTCATGAATCTTGAGTTTCGGGAAACCGAGGTCCCCTCTCCTGGATTCAATGATGTTATTGTAAAAATCCATGCTTGCGGGGTCTGTGGAACAGACCTTAATTTTCTTAAGCAATGGGATGGAGATCCCATGCCTTTAGGGCATGAAATCGCCGGCGAAGTGGTCGAAACAGGAAAAGATGTCAATACCGTTAAACCTGGTGATACTGTAGTTGTTGAAGACTGCACTCTCTGCGGCGTGTGCCCACAATGTAAAAACGGTCGTCCTGATTTGTGTCGCAATTTATTGGGGCTTGACGGACAGTCCGGTATGGGTCAGTACCTGCGTGTCCGCCATAACAATCTGGTCAAATATGACGGGATGGATTACACGACGGCCTGTCTGACCGAGCCTTTGACCGTGTGTCTGAATGCGGTGTTAGCATCTGAAATACCCTTGGGAGGTAGTGTGGCGGTTCTGGGTTGCGGACCACTGGGGTTAATGACTGCCGGGGTCGCCCGACTGCAAGGTGCGAGTTTCGTGGTGATGACCGAGTTTGATACCACCACCCCCATCGGTCGTGCCCGCGCTGCAGCAGCGAGTAAAATGGATGTGGATATGGTCATCAATACGCAACAGGAAGATGTTGAACAGGTGATCCGTCGCCGTTTTCCAAATGGCGTAGATCGCGTTATTGTCAGTGCTCCGCCTCAAAGTATCCATGATGCGTTAAAAATAATTTGCTACGGAGGTCTGATCACATTCTATGGCCTTCATTTTGGAGGCGGAAACAAGATCGAAATAGATATCAACCGGATGATTTTCAATAAAATCAGTCTCCGTCCGGTTTTCGGTGAACCGGCTCTCAATTTCAACCGGTCGCTTGATCTGCTGAAAGCCGGGCTGATTCCAACGGACGCCCTTATTACACATACCTTTGCTCCCGGAGATGCGCAACATATCCTTCAGGCAATGGTGAACAGCACGGAACCGGTCATCAAAGCGGTCGTATTGCCTCAGGATTGA
- a CDS encoding amidohydrolase family protein gives MRIDSHTHIGFDPLYYLQGWSPYCADLTRLFLDAEGAEIDRFIVFPFITYMDLDMEKLRRDQVALSNDPDAVPYRFENKRLVTDIQRAPLEWREKIWPFLIGDPSRKPAEQVAEWRKLSSGCRVYGIKFQTHTIQSPVLDLLNQGGCMLDFAEEKNLPLLIHASIHPNDRWSQCADILRIVETRPAIRFVLAHSCRFHRPTLERMAELPNAWFDCAAFIVHCACAENNLPAVAAPEQRFPSDYSCPGTVLNDLAEAFPEKLIWGSDAPYYSIEYDRLQLRSSYRCERACLDAVSVALQERICCRNTLAWLGENGNNS, from the coding sequence ATGCGTATAGATAGTCATACTCATATTGGATTTGATCCCCTGTATTATTTACAGGGGTGGTCGCCTTATTGTGCAGATTTGACACGCCTGTTTCTTGATGCAGAAGGCGCAGAGATTGACCGGTTTATTGTTTTTCCATTCATCACGTATATGGATTTAGATATGGAAAAATTACGAAGGGATCAGGTGGCATTATCCAACGATCCCGATGCCGTACCCTATCGCTTTGAAAATAAACGCTTAGTCACTGATATTCAGCGTGCACCCTTAGAGTGGCGGGAAAAAATCTGGCCTTTTTTGATTGGCGATCCATCCCGTAAGCCGGCAGAGCAGGTAGCTGAGTGGCGCAAGTTATCGTCGGGCTGCCGGGTATACGGAATTAAATTTCAGACGCACACCATCCAATCTCCTGTCTTGGATTTGCTTAATCAAGGAGGTTGTATGCTTGACTTCGCTGAGGAAAAAAATTTGCCCCTGTTAATTCATGCGAGCATTCATCCTAACGACCGCTGGTCGCAGTGTGCTGATATTTTACGAATTGTCGAAACACGTCCGGCTATCCGCTTTGTACTTGCCCATTCCTGCCGGTTTCATCGACCTACTCTTGAGCGGATGGCTGAACTGCCCAATGCCTGGTTCGACTGTGCAGCATTTATTGTTCATTGTGCCTGTGCCGAAAACAACCTGCCTGCTGTGGCTGCTCCCGAACAACGTTTTCCTTCGGATTATTCCTGTCCTGGTACCGTGTTAAATGATTTGGCGGAAGCGTTTCCTGAAAAACTGATTTGGGGGAGTGATGCCCCGTATTATTCAATTGAGTATGACCGGCTTCAACTACGGAGTTCCTACCGGTGCGAACGGGCCTGTTTGGATGCCGTATCGGTTGCGTTGCAAGAACGTATATGCTGTCGCAATACACTAGCCTGGTTGGGAGAGAACGGAAATAATTCTTAA
- a CDS encoding LacI family DNA-binding transcriptional regulator — MKKRVTTRKIGLKAGVSHATVSYVLNGKGAAYAIPEKTQIRIRKIADQMGWKPNHILSALSTGKTKLIGLWQLTLGQSYHAWVMQTVEQLLREDGYAMLSSPARKKNSPEDFELDLFNRWSVDGLIALDGSHYLHHFLKNHPHWDLPVVNMGWFPLKDHPLVDSVYVDVLSPAREALEQWVDEGRTRIAMLSGQYPGLGKMDEREKMYREFIRRRGLNEELIGFPADTQRIGAEKTLCEHISRYGCPDAIFCRKDEVLMGAYRALRKLGYSIPSDTVLLGIDGIQDTQYLDQPISTVVQPVEIMCQTAWDMLKSRIAFPRSTARHTTLRASLDWRGGEKLC; from the coding sequence ATGAAAAAGCGAGTTACAACCCGGAAAATCGGATTGAAGGCGGGAGTTTCCCATGCCACTGTTTCCTACGTTCTCAACGGAAAGGGAGCGGCTTATGCCATTCCTGAAAAAACCCAGATCCGCATACGAAAGATTGCAGACCAAATGGGCTGGAAACCGAATCATATACTCTCGGCTCTATCGACTGGGAAAACAAAACTGATCGGTCTCTGGCAACTAACCCTCGGGCAGTCGTATCATGCATGGGTAATGCAAACCGTTGAACAGCTGTTGCGTGAAGATGGATATGCCATGTTGAGCAGCCCCGCCCGGAAAAAAAATTCTCCGGAAGATTTTGAACTCGATCTTTTCAACCGCTGGTCCGTAGATGGACTGATTGCTCTGGATGGATCACATTATCTGCATCATTTTCTAAAAAATCATCCACACTGGGATCTCCCGGTGGTAAATATGGGCTGGTTTCCTCTCAAAGATCATCCACTAGTAGATTCTGTTTATGTGGATGTACTCTCACCGGCGCGCGAAGCCCTTGAACAGTGGGTGGATGAAGGTCGAACACGGATCGCCATGCTTTCAGGACAGTACCCGGGGCTGGGTAAAATGGATGAACGTGAAAAAATGTACCGCGAATTCATTCGCCGACGGGGATTGAATGAAGAATTGATCGGGTTTCCCGCCGACACGCAACGGATTGGTGCGGAAAAAACGTTGTGCGAACACATTTCACGATATGGATGCCCCGATGCGATTTTCTGCCGGAAAGATGAAGTTCTCATGGGTGCTTATAGGGCATTACGAAAACTCGGTTATTCAATCCCCTCCGACACAGTCCTTCTAGGCATTGACGGCATTCAGGACACTCAATATCTCGATCAGCCCATATCCACCGTAGTTCAGCCGGTCGAGATCATGTGTCAGACTGCGTGGGATATGCTTAAGTCCCGTATCGCATTCCCGAGAAGCACGGCACGGCATACCACCTTGAGAGCCTCACTTGATTGGCGGGGAGGAGAAAAGCTATGCTGA